CCGCTCGGCCGGGGTGTTCAGCGAGGCGGGGAGACAGAGCAGGAGCACGGCCTCCACGCCGTACGCGACCGAACCCGCGAGCAGCGCGGGGGCCGCCCCCGCGAAACCGACCAGCACACCGCCGAGGGCCGGGCCGCCGATCTGGCCCGCCGTACGGGCGCCCGTCAGCGCGGAGTTGGCGGTCAGCAGCTGCTTCCCCCGCACCACCCGGGGCAGGGCGGCCTGCAGGGCCACGGTGAGCGTGGAGGTGAGGGCGCCCGACGCGGTGGCGACCACGTACAGATGGAGCCAGCTGAGCCGGTCCATGGCGCCCGCGAGCGGAACGGAGCCGACGACCAGGACCTGTAGGACCGTCAGCAGTACGGCCAGGGAGCGCAGCCTGGCCCGGTCGACGAGCACACCGGCGAAGGGACTCAGCACCGCTCCGGGCAGATAGTTCAGCGCCATCAGGGCCGCCGCCCCGAAGGGGCCCGCGTTCAGCCGGTCCACGGCCAGCAGCGCGAGCGCCAGGGTGGTGACCTGGCGTCCGACGGAGCTGGCCGCCTGCTCGCCGCAGAGGAGAAGGAAGGCGCGGTGACGGCGGAGAGGGCGTACCGGGGGGCCGGAATCCATCGGGTCAGATCGCTGCGCAGGGCACGGGCCACTGGCGCAGGCGCGGCGGCAGGGCCACCGCCCAGCCGTCGGTGACCAGGACCAGCCTCTCGGCCGCCAGTACGGAGGCCGCCTTGCGGTGTACGGCGCTCAGCCCGTCCAGCGGTGTCGGCTCGGCGAGGGTGAGGAAGGCGGCCAGAAGCTCGGGATGGGCGAGCGTGAACCGTGCCGAGGCCGAGGACTCCCTGCGGTCCATGACCGTGACGAAGTCCGGACCGCGCCGGTGGTAGAGCAGCCCGTACGCATGGCGGGAGCGCCAGTCCGTCAGCGCGGGCGGCTCGTCGGGCAGCGGGGCGGGCGGCGGAAGATGGTGCAGCGGCGCGGTGTCCGCCGCGCCGTCCGGGACCCAGTCCACGGCGAGCGCATGGCTCTGGCACTCGCGCAGGAACTGGACCGACACCGCCGCACCCCGGCCGCCTC
The sequence above is drawn from the Streptomyces sp. NBC_01465 genome and encodes:
- a CDS encoding DUF5825 family protein, whose product is MTALLPAAVPHTVTGRRVRVREPLPLAGGGRGAAVSVQFLRECQSHALAVDWVPDGAADTAPLHHLPPPAPLPDEPPALTDWRSRHAYGLLYHRRGPDFVTVMDRRESSASARFTLAHPELLAAFLTLAEPTPLDGLSAVHRKAASVLAAERLVLVTDGWAVALPPRLRQWPVPCAAI